Proteins encoded within one genomic window of Nitrospina gracilis 3/211:
- the hemE gene encoding uroporphyrinogen decarboxylase produces the protein MDKNGEYRFLKACRGEPVDCTPVWFMRQAGRYMKEYRDLKAKYSFLEMCRTPELATEVTLQPLDVLGVDAAIIFADILLPLEPMGTGLEFTAGDGPSIPRPVRTRKDVDNLRPVNSEEQLGYVGDAIKLVRKEIAGKLPLIGFSGAPFTLSSYMVEGGKSKEFTTTKLMMYQEPETWNRLMDKVVDVLVDYLKMQVKAGAQALQIFDSWVGCLNPGDYERYILPHTKRVFDGLKECGVPVINFSTGTSTMLPLVRQSGGDVMGFDWRIHLDDARKQIGLDTPVQGNLDPNILFAPIPVIREKVLDILKRAEGRPGHIFNLGHGILQHTPVDHVKAVVDMVHEYQHG, from the coding sequence ATGGACAAAAACGGAGAATACCGCTTTCTGAAGGCCTGCCGGGGCGAGCCGGTGGACTGCACCCCGGTCTGGTTCATGCGCCAGGCGGGCCGCTACATGAAGGAATACCGCGACCTCAAGGCCAAGTATTCCTTTCTCGAAATGTGCCGCACGCCGGAGCTGGCCACCGAGGTCACGCTCCAGCCTCTGGACGTTCTGGGCGTCGATGCGGCCATCATTTTCGCCGACATCCTTCTGCCGCTGGAGCCGATGGGCACCGGGCTGGAGTTCACGGCGGGCGATGGTCCGTCCATCCCGCGTCCGGTGCGCACGCGGAAGGATGTGGACAACCTCAGGCCCGTCAACAGCGAGGAGCAGTTGGGTTATGTCGGGGATGCGATCAAGCTGGTGCGCAAGGAGATTGCGGGGAAACTGCCGCTCATCGGGTTCAGCGGCGCGCCGTTCACACTCAGCAGTTACATGGTGGAAGGCGGCAAGTCGAAGGAATTCACCACCACCAAACTCATGATGTATCAGGAGCCCGAGACGTGGAACCGGCTCATGGACAAGGTGGTGGACGTGCTGGTCGATTACCTGAAGATGCAGGTGAAGGCGGGCGCGCAGGCTCTCCAGATTTTCGACAGCTGGGTGGGATGCCTCAATCCCGGCGACTACGAACGCTACATCCTGCCGCACACCAAACGCGTGTTCGACGGGTTGAAAGAATGCGGTGTGCCGGTGATCAATTTCAGCACGGGCACCTCGACCATGTTGCCGCTGGTACGGCAGTCCGGCGGCGACGTCATGGGCTTCGACTGGCGCATTCACCTGGACGACGCGCGGAAACAGATCGGTCTGGACACGCCGGTGCAGGGCAACCTCGACCCCAACATCCTGTTCGCGCCGATTCCGGTGATCCGCGAAAAGGTGCTCGATATCCTGAAACGCGCCGAAGGGCGGCCGGGCCACATCTTCAACCTCGGTCACGGCATCCTGCAACACACGCCGGTCGATCACGTCAAAGCCGTGGTGGACATGGTGCACGAGTATCAGCATGGTTAA
- the hemH gene encoding ferrochelatase, with product MVNPTAQDVKTGVILLAHGAPTRVADIPEYLKRIRGGTASSTEVIREITERYEAIGGSSPLLQITKAQAEALETFLNQEGDRFRVYIGMRNWYPLIEEAVQKAKDDGVERLIALCLAPQFSKWSTERYLNSFNEALGACDAGGIPVQFIKSWPNQPSLIDAFVERFRAAESDLKAKGYDTFHTVFTVHSIPSAYVEEGIDPYVQEYEKTLNGIRQQVPMEPWHQAYQSQGMIPCPWLEPSVEEILDKIADAGGKAVLIFPVGFVCDHIEILYDIDIGFKKYAEEKGLSLFRTESLNTSPLFIEALAGAIWEHLA from the coding sequence ATGGTTAACCCAACCGCACAAGATGTGAAGACGGGCGTCATCCTGCTGGCGCACGGTGCGCCCACGCGCGTTGCCGACATCCCCGAATACCTGAAACGCATCCGCGGGGGCACCGCGTCGAGTACGGAAGTGATCCGCGAAATCACCGAACGCTACGAGGCCATCGGAGGCAGTTCGCCCCTGCTCCAGATCACCAAGGCCCAGGCCGAGGCGCTGGAAACGTTCCTCAATCAGGAAGGCGACCGCTTCCGCGTGTACATCGGCATGCGTAACTGGTACCCGCTCATCGAAGAGGCCGTGCAGAAGGCGAAGGACGACGGTGTGGAGCGCCTCATCGCCCTGTGCCTGGCGCCGCAGTTCAGCAAGTGGAGCACGGAACGGTACCTCAACTCCTTCAACGAAGCGCTGGGCGCGTGCGACGCGGGCGGTATCCCGGTGCAGTTCATCAAAAGCTGGCCGAACCAGCCGTCTTTGATCGACGCCTTTGTGGAACGGTTCCGCGCCGCGGAGTCGGACCTCAAAGCCAAGGGTTACGACACGTTCCACACCGTATTCACCGTGCACAGCATTCCGTCGGCGTACGTGGAGGAGGGCATTGACCCTTACGTGCAGGAATACGAAAAAACGCTGAACGGCATCCGCCAGCAGGTGCCGATGGAACCGTGGCACCAGGCGTACCAGAGCCAGGGCATGATTCCCTGTCCGTGGCTGGAACCGAGCGTGGAAGAAATCCTCGACAAGATCGCCGATGCGGGCGGCAAGGCGGTGCTCATTTTCCCCGTCGGGTTTGTCTGTGATCACATTGAAATCCTTTACGATATCGACATCGGGTTCAAGAAATACGCGGAAGAAAAGGGTCTTTCCCTGTTCCGCACGGAATCCCTCAACACCTCGCCCCTGTTCATCGAGGCCCTCGCCGGGGCCATCTGGGAACACCTCGCCTGA
- a CDS encoding ABC transporter substrate-binding protein — protein MKYFSRFSIWALALWALGAFFYPQSAAAESRETRIVLGAVLPLSGENASQGIDAERGIQLALKTHAPALAGKGLKVKMVMVDDRSDPEQGKKVTRALIEEEHVQAIIGPFTSPVFLAMSPIVQQNRVVLMSGSATTPKIRKAGDYAFTLVTPDDRQGKALARFAYEILRARQGVILYLDNDYGREFQKVVHREFARLGGSVDWVHGIIKGTTDFSAILEKVKDLDPHAVFFLTYPAEGGLLLKQARDIGLEAPFLGGDGVYSQDLIDIAGEAARNTFASAMNWRLKSPKPHVRDFVKRFTTQYGLQPNLYSASYYDATTIILQSLMAGKLDAESMRQHIEQSRFQGATGEIHFESDHAVKKPIDIFKVEDYTFDYFQTIMTH, from the coding sequence ATGAAATATTTTTCCCGATTTTCGATTTGGGCGCTGGCGCTGTGGGCGCTGGGCGCTTTTTTCTATCCACAGAGTGCCGCGGCTGAAAGCAGGGAAACCCGCATTGTGCTGGGCGCGGTCCTGCCTTTGAGCGGCGAGAACGCGTCGCAGGGCATCGACGCCGAACGCGGCATCCAGCTTGCGTTGAAGACCCATGCCCCTGCCCTGGCCGGGAAGGGTCTCAAGGTGAAGATGGTGATGGTGGACGACCGCTCCGATCCCGAGCAGGGCAAAAAGGTGACGCGCGCGTTGATCGAGGAAGAGCACGTGCAGGCCATCATCGGACCCTTCACTTCCCCCGTGTTCCTCGCCATGTCGCCCATCGTGCAGCAGAACAGGGTGGTGTTGATGTCAGGAAGCGCCACCACGCCGAAGATCCGGAAGGCGGGCGATTACGCCTTCACACTGGTCACGCCGGACGACCGCCAGGGTAAGGCGCTGGCGCGGTTTGCGTATGAAATCCTGCGCGCCCGACAGGGCGTCATCCTTTACCTCGATAACGATTACGGCCGCGAGTTCCAGAAGGTGGTGCACCGCGAGTTCGCCAGGCTGGGAGGGAGTGTCGACTGGGTGCACGGCATCATCAAGGGCACGACGGATTTTTCGGCAATATTGGAAAAGGTGAAGGACCTGGACCCGCACGCGGTGTTCTTCCTCACGTATCCGGCGGAAGGCGGACTGCTCCTCAAACAGGCGCGGGACATCGGGCTGGAAGCGCCGTTTCTGGGCGGTGACGGAGTGTACAGCCAGGATTTGATCGACATCGCAGGCGAAGCCGCGCGCAACACCTTCGCTTCCGCCATGAACTGGCGGCTCAAATCGCCGAAACCGCACGTGCGGGATTTCGTCAAACGTTTCACCACGCAGTACGGCCTGCAACCGAATTTGTACTCGGCCAGTTATTACGACGCCACGACCATCATCCTGCAATCCCTGATGGCGGGGAAACTCGATGCCGAATCCATGCGCCAGCACATCGAACAATCGCGGTTTCAGGGTGCGACGGGAGAGATCCATTTTGAATCCGACCACGCCGTGAAAAAACCCATCGACATTTTCAAGGTCGAGGATTACACTTTCGATTACTTTCAAACCATCATGACGCACTGA
- a CDS encoding ATP-dependent helicase has protein sequence MDTNELNPQQLQAVRHTEGPLMLVAGAGSGKTRAITFRILHMIRDKGIAPENILAITFTNKAAGEMRERVLGQMGEGGRAPWISTFHSLCLRLLRQHMEFSGYTKDFVIYDAQDQLSLVKKCMKAAQVNEEAFPPKTILNHISGFKNDYQLPEHIKLDALPYGHKLKAAHVYPHYQNALKENNALDFDDLLMMTVKLFKTNKELCDHYNDRFRYILVDEFQDTNLTQYHLIQLLSRAHHNVCVVGDDDQSIYRWRGANLENLLHFEKDFPGTTVIKLEENYRSTQTILNAAGAVVRQNAARREKNLWTRNESGEPILYYRAEDEIDEARAVCERIHQWVQDGASLNDIAILYRTNAQSRVLEDQLRHLGVTYQVIGGLKFYERKEIKDILSYLRVILNPNDSVSLKRIVNTPVRGIGKTSVDKIEAFCGEHHLNLLEGLRRAAEIVGAGPAKKIAQFVAMMDRFHQVAEDSSAVDLLKEVFEKTGYLTALQKENTQEAKSRLENLNELYSAVEQFVDIDRKGSLREFLDTTTLVADLDNLDDSRGVLALMTLHTCKGLEFDSVCIIGFENGLLPHASSLSSNDEYEEERRLCYVGFTRARKRLMVSNARRRRIYGSTFTYQPSDFINAIPREVMTMESSAPSMTASSSYSPSYASKSGGDEWSLPAGAPPPATDTGFAVGTKVLHPKFGSGVVVNREGSDGDMKVVVFFKGAGKKKLAVAHANLIVV, from the coding sequence ATGGATACCAACGAACTCAATCCGCAACAACTGCAGGCCGTCCGGCACACGGAAGGTCCGCTCATGCTGGTCGCGGGCGCCGGGTCGGGCAAGACCCGCGCCATCACGTTCCGCATCCTGCACATGATCCGCGACAAAGGCATCGCGCCGGAGAACATCCTCGCCATCACCTTCACCAACAAGGCGGCGGGGGAGATGCGCGAGCGCGTGCTGGGGCAGATGGGCGAAGGCGGCCGCGCGCCATGGATCAGCACCTTCCATTCGCTGTGCCTGCGCCTTCTGCGCCAGCACATGGAGTTTTCAGGCTACACGAAAGACTTCGTCATCTACGACGCGCAGGACCAGTTGTCGCTGGTCAAAAAATGCATGAAGGCGGCGCAGGTGAATGAAGAGGCGTTTCCGCCCAAAACCATCCTGAACCACATCAGCGGATTCAAAAACGATTACCAACTGCCGGAGCACATCAAGCTCGACGCCCTGCCGTACGGCCACAAGCTGAAAGCGGCGCACGTGTACCCGCACTACCAGAACGCGCTCAAGGAAAACAACGCGCTTGATTTCGACGACCTGCTGATGATGACGGTGAAACTGTTCAAGACGAACAAAGAGCTGTGCGATCATTACAACGACCGGTTCCGTTACATTCTCGTTGATGAGTTTCAGGACACCAACCTCACGCAATACCATCTCATTCAACTGCTGTCGCGGGCGCATCACAACGTATGCGTGGTGGGCGACGACGACCAGAGCATCTACCGCTGGCGCGGCGCGAATCTCGAAAACCTCCTGCACTTCGAAAAAGATTTTCCCGGCACCACCGTCATCAAGCTGGAGGAAAACTACCGCTCGACGCAGACCATCCTGAACGCCGCCGGGGCCGTGGTGCGACAGAACGCGGCGCGCCGCGAGAAAAATTTGTGGACGCGCAACGAGTCGGGCGAACCCATTTTGTATTACCGCGCCGAGGACGAAATCGACGAAGCCCGCGCCGTGTGCGAACGCATCCATCAATGGGTGCAGGACGGAGCGTCGCTCAACGACATCGCAATCCTGTACCGCACCAACGCGCAGTCGCGGGTGCTGGAGGATCAGCTACGTCACCTGGGTGTGACCTACCAGGTGATCGGCGGCCTCAAGTTTTACGAACGCAAGGAGATCAAGGATATCCTGAGTTACCTGCGCGTGATCCTGAATCCCAACGATTCGGTATCGCTCAAACGCATCGTCAACACGCCGGTGCGCGGCATCGGCAAAACCTCCGTGGACAAGATCGAAGCGTTTTGCGGCGAACATCACCTGAATTTGTTGGAGGGACTGCGCCGGGCGGCGGAGATCGTGGGAGCAGGTCCGGCAAAAAAGATTGCGCAGTTCGTCGCCATGATGGACCGCTTCCACCAGGTGGCGGAGGACAGTTCGGCGGTGGATCTGCTGAAAGAGGTGTTCGAGAAAACGGGCTACCTCACTGCCCTGCAGAAAGAGAACACGCAGGAAGCAAAAAGCCGTCTGGAAAACCTGAACGAGTTGTATTCCGCTGTCGAGCAGTTCGTGGACATCGACCGCAAAGGCTCGCTGAGGGAGTTTCTCGATACGACAACCCTCGTTGCCGATCTTGATAACCTGGATGACAGCCGCGGCGTCTTGGCATTGATGACGCTTCACACTTGCAAGGGACTGGAGTTCGACTCGGTGTGCATCATCGGTTTCGAGAACGGACTCCTGCCGCACGCCAGTTCGCTGTCGAGCAACGACGAGTATGAGGAGGAGCGGCGGTTGTGTTACGTCGGCTTCACCCGCGCGCGCAAGAGGCTGATGGTCAGCAACGCACGCCGGCGGCGCATTTACGGAAGCACCTTCACCTACCAGCCCTCCGATTTCATCAACGCCATTCCTCGTGAAGTGATGACGATGGAATCGAGTGCACCTTCGATGACCGCCTCTTCTTCCTATTCTCCATCCTACGCCTCAAAAAGCGGCGGCGACGAGTGGTCGCTCCCCGCGGGCGCACCGCCGCCCGCGACCGATACCGGCTTCGCCGTCGGCACGAAAGTCCTGCATCCCAAGTTCGGCTCCGGGGTCGTGGTCAATCGTGAAGGCAGTGACGGCGACATGAAGGTGGTGGTGTTCTTCAAAGGCGCGGGCAAGAAAAAGCTCGCCGTCGCTCACGCCAATCTCATCGTGGTTTGA
- the hflX gene encoding GTPase HflX: protein MKPVYFDTQKVNNHQPRAILVGVETNQGTGPPVGDSLDELSGLATTAHYDPVAHLTQRLSTIHPKTYLGSGKVEELHQAVKHHDAEIVIFDENLSPAQTRNLENLLKCNVVDRSWIILEIFSDHARTSEAKTQVELARLKYSLPRLTRMWGHLSRQRGGIGMRDVGETQIQLDRRMIRDQISKLTKKLNRIHKEKQTQRKSRQTTYQVALVGYTNVGKSTLMNCLTGADTLVENKLFATLDATVRKVKKNFPYPILLADTVGLIDKLPHDLVASFKSTLDEVRNADLLVHVIDISHPHYRRQMATAESVLNELGMHDTPTVNVFNKIDRIENQQDVEEMRRLYPDAVFVSCRKELGLDDLRRAIVHHYEARLVPYQVELDYTRSDLIPEIRKHALVVDERYHDETMTLDLRIWPHHKARLMELLNGYA from the coding sequence ATGAAGCCTGTCTATTTTGATACACAGAAAGTGAACAACCACCAGCCCCGCGCCATCCTCGTCGGCGTGGAGACGAACCAGGGTACGGGCCCGCCGGTCGGTGACTCGCTGGACGAGCTGTCCGGGCTCGCCACCACGGCGCATTACGATCCCGTTGCCCATCTCACCCAACGCCTGTCCACCATCCACCCCAAAACCTATCTCGGTAGCGGCAAGGTGGAGGAACTGCACCAGGCGGTGAAGCACCACGACGCGGAGATCGTGATCTTCGATGAAAACCTGTCGCCCGCGCAAACGCGCAACCTGGAAAACCTGCTCAAGTGCAACGTGGTGGACCGGTCGTGGATCATCCTCGAAATCTTCAGCGATCACGCGCGCACCAGCGAAGCGAAAACGCAGGTGGAACTGGCGCGGTTGAAATACTCGTTACCGCGACTGACGCGGATGTGGGGTCACTTGTCGCGCCAGCGCGGCGGCATCGGCATGCGCGACGTGGGTGAGACGCAGATCCAGCTCGACCGGCGCATGATCCGCGATCAGATCTCCAAGCTCACGAAGAAGCTCAACCGCATTCACAAGGAAAAACAGACGCAGAGGAAAAGTCGGCAGACCACCTACCAGGTCGCGCTGGTGGGCTACACCAACGTCGGCAAATCGACGTTGATGAACTGCCTGACGGGGGCGGACACGCTGGTTGAAAACAAACTGTTCGCCACGCTGGACGCCACCGTGCGCAAGGTGAAAAAGAATTTTCCTTATCCGATCCTGCTTGCAGACACCGTCGGCCTCATCGACAAACTGCCGCACGATCTGGTGGCGTCGTTCAAAAGCACGCTGGACGAAGTGCGCAATGCGGACCTGCTGGTGCATGTCATCGACATCAGCCACCCGCATTACCGGCGGCAGATGGCGACCGCCGAGAGCGTGCTCAACGAACTCGGCATGCACGACACGCCAACCGTGAACGTGTTCAATAAAATCGACCGAATCGAAAACCAGCAGGATGTGGAGGAGATGCGGCGGCTGTATCCCGACGCGGTGTTCGTGTCCTGCCGGAAGGAATTGGGACTGGACGATCTGCGCCGCGCCATCGTGCATCACTACGAAGCGCGGCTGGTTCCCTACCAGGTGGAACTCGATTACACGCGCTCGGACCTCATTCCCGAAATCCGCAAACACGCGCTGGTGGTGGACGAGCGGTATCACGACGAGACCATGACGCTCGACCTGCGCATCTGGCCGCACCACAAAGCCCGCTTGATGGAACTCCTGAACGGCTACGCCTGA
- a CDS encoding toxin-antitoxin system YwqK family antitoxin: MTRFAFMPASFAATLLWLAVACPAPALAERETVVQSYPNGGVHFEIQIDENRFRHGWTREFREDGSLMSEYMHEHGVKQGLARFYYDTGELMTVWVYEDGRRHGQSIGYFKDGAVKDRGFYKNDLLHGPVTLYHPDGTVKAQLEFKEGRRHGESKTYYEDGQVQFVYRHDNDRMLESEHYGRDGQLLEKQYYPSPGGR, from the coding sequence TTGACACGCTTCGCCTTCATGCCCGCCTCCTTCGCCGCCACCTTGCTGTGGCTCGCGGTGGCATGTCCCGCCCCGGCGTTGGCCGAACGGGAAACCGTCGTTCAATCCTATCCCAACGGCGGGGTGCATTTCGAGATCCAAATCGACGAAAACCGGTTCCGGCACGGCTGGACGCGCGAGTTCCGCGAGGACGGGTCGTTGATGAGCGAGTACATGCACGAACACGGCGTGAAACAGGGGCTCGCCCGCTTCTATTACGATACGGGCGAGCTCATGACCGTGTGGGTGTACGAGGACGGCCGGCGGCACGGACAGAGCATCGGTTACTTCAAGGACGGGGCAGTGAAGGACCGCGGATTTTACAAGAACGACCTCCTGCACGGTCCGGTGACGCTGTACCATCCCGACGGCACGGTGAAGGCACAACTCGAATTCAAAGAAGGCCGCCGCCACGGCGAGAGCAAAACGTATTACGAAGACGGGCAGGTGCAGTTCGTGTACCGCCATGACAACGACCGCATGCTGGAAAGCGAGCATTACGGACGGGACGGGCAACTGCTTGAAAAGCAATACTATCCATCACCCGGCGGGCGCTGA
- a CDS encoding glycosyltransferase, translated as MDVVDALRERERARMHYWDRKDYFIPHRLQWRAHMARHLFHLLPGESILDLGCGDGRWTREIADLHNHKHPVTAATFNPDYFDNLNADQPENVEPVLMNEFPGPLAGRKFDTVVAWHMLPNPNYGAFLHEARKLLKPGGRFLLFEPNPWNPYSQLRRFFTRLIPFIKLRDEGPRFNRIEMMSILSEIGFTGIRILPYDFLFPPLPKALLWPVQNLSLILENMPYVRNFAGELYLNGQNPAPEGWMRPYVPLTEHVSLKGRVSVVVPCHNEEANLKPLVANLTGYFDDYIKEIVLVDDNSTDRTAEVGEALHAEDPRVRVLKRTPPNGVGRALRDGLADAKGDYVLLMDCDFQHILPELTGLFDAVANGADVAIGSRFSRDSVLLNYAFTKIIANRAFHLFARLLFRKYLRDLTNNLKLMKREVAQNLQLEAHDFAANAETGLQPLLLGYKVEEVPISWINRSVDMGFSSFNLHKTGPNYLKVFLRLFWRQWRGKAITLPVESSSPQHPAPNK; from the coding sequence ATGGATGTGGTGGACGCCCTGCGTGAGCGCGAACGCGCGCGCATGCATTACTGGGACCGCAAGGATTACTTCATCCCGCACCGCCTGCAATGGCGGGCGCACATGGCGCGCCACCTGTTCCACCTCCTGCCCGGCGAGAGCATTCTCGATCTCGGCTGCGGCGACGGACGCTGGACTCGCGAGATCGCCGACCTGCACAACCACAAACACCCCGTCACCGCGGCGACCTTCAATCCCGATTATTTCGACAACCTGAACGCGGACCAACCGGAGAACGTCGAACCCGTTCTCATGAACGAATTTCCGGGTCCGCTGGCTGGGCGCAAGTTCGACACCGTGGTCGCCTGGCACATGCTTCCCAACCCAAACTACGGCGCATTCCTTCATGAAGCGCGAAAACTGCTGAAACCCGGAGGCCGCTTCCTGCTGTTCGAGCCCAACCCGTGGAATCCGTATTCGCAATTACGCCGCTTCTTCACGCGGCTGATCCCCTTCATCAAACTGCGCGACGAGGGTCCACGCTTCAACCGCATCGAGATGATGTCCATCCTCTCGGAGATCGGGTTCACCGGCATCCGCATTCTGCCCTACGATTTTCTGTTTCCACCCTTGCCGAAAGCCCTTTTGTGGCCGGTGCAGAACCTGAGTCTCATCCTCGAGAACATGCCCTACGTACGTAACTTTGCGGGCGAGCTGTATCTCAACGGACAGAATCCCGCGCCGGAAGGCTGGATGCGTCCGTATGTCCCGCTCACCGAACACGTGTCGCTGAAAGGCCGTGTGTCGGTGGTGGTGCCGTGCCACAATGAAGAAGCGAACCTGAAACCGCTGGTGGCAAACCTGACGGGGTACTTCGACGATTACATCAAAGAGATTGTGCTGGTCGATGACAACAGCACCGACCGCACGGCGGAGGTGGGCGAAGCGTTGCACGCTGAAGACCCGCGCGTGCGCGTGCTCAAACGCACGCCGCCGAACGGCGTGGGCCGGGCGCTTCGCGACGGGCTCGCCGACGCAAAGGGCGATTACGTTCTGCTCATGGACTGCGACTTTCAACATATCCTGCCGGAGCTCACCGGATTGTTCGACGCGGTGGCCAATGGCGCGGACGTGGCCATCGGTTCCCGCTTCTCGCGCGACAGCGTTCTACTCAATTACGCGTTCACCAAGATTATCGCCAACCGTGCGTTTCATCTATTCGCGCGACTCCTGTTCCGCAAGTACCTGCGTGATCTCACCAACAACCTCAAACTGATGAAACGCGAAGTGGCACAGAATCTTCAGTTGGAGGCGCACGATTTTGCCGCCAACGCCGAAACCGGACTGCAGCCGCTCCTGCTCGGTTACAAGGTCGAGGAGGTGCCCATCTCGTGGATCAACCGTTCGGTGGATATGGGATTCTCCAGCTTCAACCTGCACAAGACCGGCCCCAATTACCTGAAAGTGTTCCTGCGGCTGTTCTGGCGGCAGTGGCGCGGCAAAGCCATCACCCTGCCTGTCGAATCGTCCTCACCTCAACACCCCGCACCGAACAAATAA
- a CDS encoding B12-binding domain-containing radical SAM protein has product MKICLIEPSKFVSLTNFVSTISMPPIGLAYIAAALREAGHEVTVVDGPGSAPRQFFEFRGINIRGLENNEIIERIPEDADVIGLGCMFSSNWVYVRDLVKGIRERFPNKRLIMGGEHVTGFPEFSLEQAPLDAVVLGEGEEIIVRLLDRWQNGEPVDDLAGIAFRKPDGTAQTNPRHNRIREIDSIPWPAWDLFDIEQYNAVNQPHGASQGRFMPMLATRGCPFQCTFCTSPHMWTTEWTARDHKNVVDEMQTYMKRYGVTDFQFEDLTAIVRRDWMHAFCDEVLARGMEITFQMPSGTRSEAIDFELAKKLKAAGCHEFAFAPESGDPEVLQAIKKKVDLDKMFHSAGEALKAGINVGCFFIIGFPEDTYKSVFKTYAAMIKCAMLGFTNVNLNAYSPQPNTESFNQLRENGMIPELDDDYLMSLFTFQDFGACKTSYNPRFGHRELSFLVIFGQGLFYVFYFLRKPVRIYYLFRDFFSDRAANKSNKMVKSMVKDAFSLLKARLGRLFKTA; this is encoded by the coding sequence ATGAAAATTTGCCTGATCGAGCCATCCAAATTCGTGTCGCTGACGAACTTCGTCTCGACCATCAGCATGCCGCCCATCGGCCTGGCCTACATCGCCGCCGCCCTGCGCGAGGCGGGTCACGAGGTGACGGTGGTGGACGGACCCGGCTCCGCGCCGCGCCAGTTTTTTGAGTTCCGTGGCATTAACATCCGCGGCCTGGAGAACAATGAAATCATCGAGCGCATACCTGAAGACGCCGACGTCATCGGCCTCGGTTGCATGTTCAGTTCCAACTGGGTGTACGTGCGCGACCTGGTGAAAGGCATCCGCGAACGGTTTCCCAACAAACGCCTCATCATGGGCGGCGAACACGTCACCGGCTTTCCCGAATTTTCCCTGGAACAGGCGCCGCTCGATGCGGTGGTGCTGGGCGAAGGCGAAGAGATCATCGTCCGCCTGCTGGACCGTTGGCAGAATGGCGAACCGGTTGACGATCTCGCGGGCATCGCCTTTCGCAAACCCGACGGCACGGCGCAGACCAATCCGCGTCACAACCGCATCCGCGAAATCGACTCCATTCCCTGGCCGGCGTGGGACCTGTTCGACATCGAGCAGTACAACGCCGTCAACCAGCCGCATGGCGCATCGCAAGGCCGCTTCATGCCCATGCTGGCGACACGCGGATGCCCGTTCCAGTGCACGTTCTGCACCAGCCCGCACATGTGGACCACCGAATGGACGGCGCGCGACCACAAAAACGTGGTCGATGAGATGCAGACCTACATGAAACGCTACGGCGTCACCGATTTTCAGTTCGAAGATCTGACCGCCATCGTGCGCCGGGACTGGATGCATGCCTTCTGCGACGAGGTACTGGCGCGCGGCATGGAGATCACGTTCCAGATGCCGTCAGGCACCCGCAGTGAAGCCATCGATTTCGAGCTGGCCAAAAAACTGAAAGCGGCGGGATGCCACGAGTTTGCTTTCGCCCCGGAGTCCGGCGACCCGGAAGTACTGCAGGCGATCAAGAAGAAGGTCGATCTCGACAAGATGTTTCATTCCGCGGGCGAGGCGCTCAAGGCGGGCATCAACGTCGGGTGCTTCTTCATCATCGGCTTTCCCGAGGACACGTACAAAAGCGTGTTCAAAACCTACGCCGCCATGATCAAGTGCGCCATGCTCGGATTCACCAACGTGAATCTCAACGCCTATTCGCCACAACCGAACACCGAGTCGTTCAACCAGCTTCGCGAGAACGGCATGATCCCCGAGCTCGACGACGATTACCTGATGAGTCTGTTCACGTTCCAGGATTTCGGCGCGTGCAAGACGTCCTACAACCCGCGCTTCGGCCACCGCGAGCTGTCGTTCCTGGTGATCTTCGGGCAGGGCCTGTTCTACGTATTTTATTTCCTGCGCAAGCCGGTGCGCATCTACTACCTGTTCCGTGATTTCTTTTCCGACCGCGCCGCCAACAAGAGCAACAAGATGGTGAAGTCGATGGTCAAGGACGCCTTCAGCCTGCTCAAGGCACGGCTCGGCCGCCTGTTCAAAACTGCATGA
- a CDS encoding tetratricopeptide repeat protein: MGLLDWLKTDKIKECQERLRHHPDNPRLHFELGVEYERLGKNQEALAAFQETVRLDEGSAEAHFNLGCLYEKVGDGRNAIVHMIKAGNLFAQRNAPVQKETARTKTQELYHKFKLDPGEFAPGNGKT; the protein is encoded by the coding sequence ATGGGACTTCTCGACTGGTTAAAAACAGACAAGATCAAGGAATGCCAGGAACGCCTGCGGCACCATCCGGACAATCCGCGCCTGCATTTCGAGCTTGGAGTGGAATACGAACGGCTGGGCAAAAACCAGGAGGCCCTGGCGGCCTTTCAGGAAACCGTGCGCCTCGATGAGGGCTCGGCGGAAGCGCATTTCAACCTCGGTTGCCTGTACGAAAAAGTAGGCGACGGACGAAACGCCATCGTGCACATGATCAAGGCGGGCAACCTGTTCGCGCAGAGAAACGCACCCGTTCAGAAAGAAACCGCCCGCACCAAAACGCAGGAGCTGTACCACAAATTCAAACTCGATCCCGGCGAGTTCGCTCCCGGCAACGGCAAAACCTGA